From the Bdellovibrio reynosensis genome, one window contains:
- a CDS encoding APC family permease, which translates to MKRVLSQTQLVFYGIGMIVGSGIYSVIGKAAGIAEGSLWLSFIIAAATALLTALSYAELSSMFTKAGAEYIYVKNIFPLKEILAFFCGAMMIFAGVSTSATVAHAFSGYLQQFFEAPTLIVAFVVLVVFTLINLWGIKEASWVNIIFTLIELLGLVIIIYFGFDSSSVEKSISTFQLSENVWKASALVIFSYFGFETVVNFADETEQPEKKLPRAILLSLLVAAVLYFFVSIATMNLAKPEVLAASKHPISAIVQNQSALAATVLGLIALFSTANTVLISMLSTSRIIFSMGREGDLPKLFATETKKHTPKIGAILVLILSSVLIPAGGVEVLASTSAFATMLVFAIINISLIYLRYKKPDEKRPFKVPLNIARFPLLPVAATVSSIALLFFFESKVYFLAFAVIALTLIFYFFIRDRLMNL; encoded by the coding sequence ATGAAAAGAGTCTTATCCCAAACGCAGCTGGTTTTTTATGGCATTGGTATGATCGTTGGCTCCGGCATTTACTCGGTGATCGGCAAAGCTGCCGGAATAGCAGAGGGTTCACTTTGGTTAAGTTTTATAATTGCGGCGGCAACCGCTTTACTGACCGCTTTATCCTATGCTGAATTGTCCAGTATGTTTACCAAGGCCGGCGCTGAATATATTTACGTAAAGAACATCTTTCCACTAAAAGAGATACTGGCATTTTTCTGTGGTGCTATGATGATCTTTGCTGGTGTAAGCACCTCTGCCACTGTCGCCCATGCTTTCAGTGGTTACTTACAGCAATTTTTCGAAGCGCCAACTCTGATCGTGGCCTTTGTCGTTCTAGTTGTATTCACACTGATAAATCTCTGGGGAATTAAAGAAGCTAGTTGGGTGAATATTATCTTTACTCTGATTGAGCTTCTTGGTTTGGTTATCATTATTTATTTTGGTTTTGATAGTAGCAGTGTCGAAAAAAGTATCAGTACATTTCAACTTTCAGAAAACGTATGGAAAGCCAGCGCCCTGGTCATTTTTTCTTACTTTGGATTTGAAACGGTCGTTAATTTCGCTGATGAAACTGAGCAGCCTGAAAAAAAGCTTCCCCGGGCGATTTTGTTAAGTTTGTTGGTCGCTGCGGTTCTGTACTTCTTTGTGAGTATCGCCACTATGAACCTGGCTAAGCCAGAGGTGCTGGCCGCAAGTAAGCATCCAATCAGTGCTATCGTACAAAATCAATCAGCTCTTGCGGCGACTGTCTTAGGACTGATCGCTTTATTTTCAACGGCGAACACCGTTTTAATTTCAATGTTATCTACTAGCCGAATCATCTTTAGTATGGGTAGGGAAGGCGACCTTCCAAAGTTGTTTGCTACAGAAACTAAAAAGCACACTCCTAAAATTGGGGCTATCTTGGTTTTGATCCTATCAAGTGTGTTGATTCCAGCAGGCGGGGTTGAAGTTTTAGCTAGTACCTCGGCTTTTGCCACGATGCTGGTATTTGCGATCATCAATATTAGCTTAATCTATTTAAGATATAAGAAGCCCGATGAAAAAAGGCCTTTCAAGGTGCCCTTAAATATTGCACGTTTTCCGTTGTTGCCAGTGGCTGCAACGGTAAGCTCCATTGCTTTGCTTTTTTTCTTTGAATCCAAAGTGTACTTTTTGGCCTTTGCAGTTATTGCGCTTACATTGATATTTTATTTCTTTATACGCGACCGATTGATGAACTTATAA
- a CDS encoding AGE family epimerase/isomerase, whose protein sequence is MAHQYQANIETFKDWLRNDVFPLWSTKGIDRDSGGFVESLSFDGKPMDVPRRAMVQSRQIYSFLTGAKMDCCRTDLAFEAIHRGTGYMIDKFSLPSGAFSYSVNPDGTPKILNPDLYTQAFALFGLAQAYSVEARPVYKERAKQLVKYLRKERTVPGGGFTELDEKGNVSFKSNPHMHMFESAVAWMQVDRNDQDWKDLGKELVDLALNKFIDPQSQVLGEYFDSNWNHLRENGRFIYEPGHQYEWAWLMSLYEELTGKDLKSVRHQLFLLAEKHGVSKTRKVVFDEMWSDYTPKTQTSRFWPQCERIKAACRLGTEVSTGQEQYAQAADDALNTLTKFFKTPLEGTWYDMASETDTFNGTSAKASSLYHIINAMEEYANLRGKLAGV, encoded by the coding sequence ATGGCACACCAATATCAAGCAAATATCGAGACATTCAAAGACTGGCTTCGCAATGATGTCTTTCCACTATGGAGCACTAAAGGCATCGACCGCGACAGCGGCGGCTTTGTCGAAAGCCTTTCATTTGATGGTAAGCCCATGGATGTGCCTCGCCGTGCGATGGTACAAAGCCGTCAGATTTATTCTTTCTTAACGGGTGCTAAGATGGATTGCTGCAGAACGGATTTAGCGTTTGAAGCTATCCACCGCGGCACGGGCTATATGATTGATAAGTTTTCGTTACCTTCAGGAGCTTTCAGTTATTCAGTAAATCCAGATGGAACACCGAAAATTTTAAATCCTGATCTGTATACTCAAGCTTTTGCGCTTTTTGGTTTGGCCCAAGCTTATTCAGTGGAAGCTCGCCCGGTTTATAAAGAACGTGCAAAACAATTGGTGAAATATCTTCGTAAAGAAAGAACTGTTCCAGGCGGCGGTTTCACAGAGCTAGACGAAAAAGGCAATGTTTCTTTTAAATCAAATCCTCACATGCACATGTTTGAATCAGCGGTCGCTTGGATGCAAGTAGATCGCAATGACCAAGACTGGAAAGATTTAGGAAAAGAACTAGTTGATCTAGCTTTAAACAAGTTCATCGATCCACAAAGCCAAGTCTTGGGTGAATATTTTGATTCTAACTGGAATCACCTTCGTGAAAACGGCCGCTTTATCTATGAGCCAGGTCATCAATACGAGTGGGCTTGGTTGATGTCACTTTATGAAGAACTGACTGGTAAAGATTTAAAATCAGTTCGCCATCAGTTATTTTTGTTAGCAGAAAAACATGGAGTTTCTAAAACTCGCAAAGTCGTTTTCGATGAGATGTGGAGCGATTACACTCCAAAAACCCAGACCTCCCGCTTCTGGCCCCAATGTGAAAGAATCAAAGCGGCTTGTCGCCTTGGAACTGAAGTTTCAACTGGACAGGAACAATATGCTCAAGCAGCAGATGATGCTTTAAACACCTTAACTAAGTTCTTTAAAACACCACTTGAAGGCACTTGGTACGACATGGCTTCAGAAACAGATACTTTCAACGGAACTTCCGCTAAGGCAAGTTCCCTGTATCACATCATCAATGCCATGGAAGAATACGCTAATCTTAGAGGTAAATTAGCCGGTGTGTAG
- a CDS encoding FKBP-type peptidyl-prolyl cis-trans isomerase, producing the protein MDNTELKITDTVEGTGKAAVKGALLICNYEGFLEDGTKFDSSYDHGRPFQFVIGSGKVIKGWDQGLMGMKEGGKRTLFVPSHLGYGERVKPKIPAHSNLIFHVEMIEVRPRE; encoded by the coding sequence ATGGATAACACAGAACTGAAGATAACCGACACCGTTGAAGGAACAGGTAAAGCCGCTGTGAAAGGGGCTTTATTGATCTGCAACTACGAAGGCTTTTTAGAAGACGGAACGAAGTTTGATTCTTCGTATGATCATGGTCGCCCATTTCAATTCGTCATTGGTTCTGGCAAAGTCATTAAAGGCTGGGATCAAGGTTTAATGGGAATGAAAGAAGGCGGGAAGCGAACATTGTTTGTGCCTTCGCATCTTGGATATGGAGAGCGCGTGAAACCTAAAATTCCCGCGCACTCAAATCTAATATTTCACGTAGAAATGATCGAAGTCCGTCCAAGGGAGTAG
- a CDS encoding KpsF/GutQ family sugar-phosphate isomerase — protein MSKIVQQALRVLEVEAQAILLLRERIGPEFENVVNLVRNCQGKIIVTGMGKSGQIARKLASTFSSTGTPAVFVHPAESSHGDLGIVDPKDVVLALSYGGESPEFAGILKFVARKGISLVAITGNVNSSLAKAAQYTLNVNVPEEACPLGLAPTASSTATLAMGDALAMAVMNEKGFSSEDFAEFHPGGSLGYRLLTRVKDVMHTGDALPTVGLDTPIREVFSIMTHKDVRGAAGIVDQNGDLVGLITDGQIRRRLEKTNDPLTGSAKDLMTTSPRTIDVQELAEKALFVMEQFQINMLFVLDKESAHPKRPVGILHVQDLLRARVR, from the coding sequence ATGTCTAAAATCGTGCAGCAAGCACTGAGAGTTCTAGAAGTTGAAGCCCAGGCTATTTTGCTTTTACGTGAGCGTATCGGTCCTGAGTTTGAAAATGTTGTGAACTTGGTTAGAAACTGTCAGGGAAAAATTATTGTGACTGGCATGGGTAAATCCGGTCAGATCGCGCGTAAGCTTGCCAGTACTTTTTCTTCTACCGGTACGCCTGCTGTATTTGTTCATCCAGCTGAAAGTTCCCACGGGGATTTAGGCATCGTTGATCCTAAAGACGTTGTTCTTGCTTTGTCTTATGGAGGGGAGTCACCGGAATTTGCAGGCATTCTTAAATTTGTAGCTCGTAAAGGTATTTCTCTAGTTGCTATCACTGGTAATGTGAATTCTTCATTGGCGAAAGCTGCTCAGTACACTTTAAACGTGAACGTTCCTGAAGAAGCTTGTCCATTGGGGCTTGCGCCTACTGCAAGTAGTACAGCTACTTTGGCGATGGGTGATGCTTTGGCAATGGCGGTGATGAACGAAAAAGGTTTTAGCTCTGAAGACTTTGCAGAGTTTCATCCAGGTGGCAGCCTTGGTTACCGCCTGTTAACTCGCGTGAAAGATGTCATGCATACTGGTGACGCTCTTCCTACGGTGGGTTTAGATACTCCAATTCGCGAAGTGTTTTCGATCATGACCCATAAAGATGTTCGTGGGGCTGCTGGTATTGTGGATCAGAATGGGGATCTTGTTGGTTTAATTACGGACGGTCAAATCCGGCGCAGACTTGAAAAAACCAATGATCCTTTAACTGGTTCTGCCAAAGATCTTATGACGACAAGCCCACGTACGATTGACGTGCAAGAGCTTGCTGAAAAAGCCTTATTCGTTATGGAGCAATTTCAGATCAATATGCTTTTCGTTCTTGATAAAGAGTCTGCTCATCCAAAAAGACCAGTGGGTATCTTACACGTTCAAGATTTGCTTCGTGCACGCGTGAGATAA
- a CDS encoding CTP synthase, translating into MKQKFIFVTGGVVSSIGKGLTAASLGALLEARGHRVTIMKFDPYLNVDPGTMSPLQHGEVYVTEDGAETDLDLGHYERFTSALMVRANSVSTGQIYDTVLARERKGDYLGGTVQVIPHITEEIKARIYEAAQGSEIILVEIGGTVGDIESQPFLEAIRQMRIDVGLENSVLVHVTYVPYIAAAGELKSKPTQHSVKELREIGLQPDFLVCRSEKVIDENLKAKIGLFCSVKPENVIAAQDSRFIYEVPLALNKEKLDELIVERLGITPGKLNLKGWQNLVKVLSNPQHTVKIGVVGKYVDLKESYKSLHEALVHGGIANNSRVEIIYVDSETVTDKTVNQLLGKVDGILVPGGFGPRGVEGKITAIKYAREKRVPFFGICFGMQLSAIEFARNVCGIKDATSREFHGETKRSGNFVIDSMVEQRGLVNKGGTMRLGAYPCNLVSGSRAQQVYKASSIMERHRHRFEFNNKYKALFEKNGMLASGICKERDLVEIVELPDHPWFVGVQYHPEFKSKPLAPHPLFVHFVKASLKNK; encoded by the coding sequence TTGAAACAAAAATTTATTTTTGTAACCGGTGGGGTTGTTTCCTCAATCGGTAAAGGCTTAACTGCGGCAAGCCTTGGAGCTTTGTTAGAAGCTCGTGGCCACCGCGTGACTATCATGAAGTTTGATCCGTATTTGAATGTGGATCCAGGCACCATGTCGCCTTTGCAGCACGGTGAAGTGTATGTTACTGAAGATGGTGCAGAGACCGATTTAGATTTAGGTCACTATGAACGTTTCACAAGTGCTTTGATGGTTCGTGCGAACTCTGTATCAACGGGTCAAATCTATGACACCGTTTTAGCGCGTGAACGTAAGGGTGATTATTTAGGCGGAACGGTTCAAGTCATTCCGCATATTACTGAAGAAATTAAAGCGCGTATTTATGAAGCGGCCCAAGGCAGTGAAATCATCTTAGTTGAAATCGGTGGCACAGTCGGTGACATCGAAAGTCAGCCGTTCCTTGAAGCCATTCGTCAGATGCGTATTGATGTGGGCTTAGAAAACTCTGTTCTAGTTCACGTGACTTATGTGCCGTACATCGCTGCTGCTGGAGAGTTGAAATCAAAACCAACTCAGCACTCGGTGAAAGAACTTCGCGAAATCGGATTGCAACCAGACTTCTTGGTGTGCCGTTCGGAAAAAGTGATTGATGAAAACCTAAAAGCGAAGATCGGTCTTTTCTGTTCTGTTAAACCTGAAAACGTGATCGCTGCTCAAGACAGCCGTTTTATTTATGAAGTGCCATTGGCTTTGAATAAAGAAAAGCTGGATGAGTTGATTGTCGAGCGCTTAGGAATCACGCCGGGTAAATTAAATCTTAAAGGATGGCAGAACCTTGTGAAGGTTCTAAGCAATCCGCAACACACTGTTAAAATCGGGGTTGTTGGTAAATACGTGGATCTTAAAGAATCCTATAAGTCTTTACACGAGGCTTTGGTTCACGGTGGTATCGCGAATAATTCGCGCGTTGAGATCATCTATGTCGATTCAGAAACTGTGACAGATAAAACTGTAAATCAGCTGTTGGGAAAAGTGGATGGTATCTTGGTTCCTGGTGGATTCGGTCCTCGCGGTGTTGAAGGTAAAATCACGGCGATTAAATATGCCCGTGAAAAACGCGTTCCATTCTTTGGTATTTGTTTTGGTATGCAGTTATCGGCAATCGAATTCGCGCGCAACGTGTGTGGCATTAAAGATGCTACCAGCCGTGAATTCCATGGCGAAACAAAACGCAGTGGCAACTTCGTTATCGATTCGATGGTTGAACAACGTGGCCTTGTGAATAAGGGCGGAACTATGCGTTTAGGTGCTTATCCGTGCAACCTTGTTTCAGGCAGTCGTGCTCAACAAGTTTATAAAGCTTCTTCCATCATGGAACGTCATCGTCATCGTTTTGAATTTAATAACAAGTACAAAGCTTTGTTTGAAAAAAACGGGATGCTGGCTTCGGGTATTTGTAAAGAACGTGATTTGGTTGAAATCGTCGAACTGCCGGACCACCCATGGTTTGTAGGTGTGCAATATCATCCTGAATTCAAATCAAAACCCTTGGCACCGCACCCATTGTTTGTGCATTTTGTAAAAGCTAGTTTGAAGAATAAGTAG
- the kdsB gene encoding 3-deoxy-manno-octulosonate cytidylyltransferase, whose amino-acid sequence MKIVGVIPARFGSTRFPGKPLVPLKGRPLIQWTIEGAKKSQLLNDLIVATDDERIKAAAEAVGAKVVMTASELPTGSDRIHAAIQNISCDVVVNIQGDEPLVTGQLIDRLAQVFIDEPKMDMATLAHPVSQEELDSMNSVKVVLNHNDEALYFSRYAIPYSRHKAAELGNYEGCLKHIGMYAYSKNFLKQFCEAPPALIEKAESLEQLRALYLGAKIKVIRVQEASLGVDTPEDLVKLEKLLSQGM is encoded by the coding sequence ATGAAGATAGTCGGAGTTATCCCAGCGCGATTTGGTTCCACTCGCTTCCCGGGAAAACCCCTTGTCCCACTAAAAGGCCGCCCCCTGATCCAATGGACGATTGAGGGGGCCAAGAAATCCCAACTTCTTAATGATCTTATAGTTGCGACGGATGATGAAAGAATCAAAGCCGCCGCAGAAGCTGTCGGTGCCAAAGTCGTTATGACAGCCAGCGAACTTCCTACTGGAAGCGATCGCATTCACGCCGCCATTCAAAATATTTCCTGTGATGTTGTCGTTAATATTCAAGGTGATGAACCGCTTGTGACGGGTCAGTTGATTGACCGACTTGCCCAAGTATTCATTGATGAACCTAAGATGGATATGGCGACGTTGGCTCATCCTGTTTCCCAGGAAGAGCTGGATTCAATGAATTCGGTGAAGGTCGTTTTAAATCATAACGATGAAGCATTGTACTTCAGTCGTTATGCCATTCCGTATTCTCGTCATAAAGCTGCTGAGCTAGGAAACTATGAAGGGTGCCTAAAACACATTGGCATGTATGCTTATTCGAAAAATTTTTTAAAACAGTTCTGTGAAGCTCCTCCCGCTCTTATCGAAAAAGCAGAGAGCTTGGAGCAACTCAGAGCATTGTACCTAGGTGCAAAAATCAAAGTAATCAGGGTTCAGGAAGCAAGTCTCGGGGTGGATACTCCCGAAGATTTGGTTAAACTCGAAAAACTCTTAAGTCAGGGGATGTAA
- the yihA gene encoding ribosome biogenesis GTP-binding protein YihA/YsxC — protein MPKNIQFIKSAVLAKDYPVHKKAEIAIAGRSNAGKSSFINSLCTKVKIAKVSSTPGKTRLLNFFDMDDSYVLVDMPGYGFAARSVDEIAEWNQMIETYLMARENLAGLILVMDIRRDWTPEEELLKKFSEERGFPLAVVLTKADKMSRSQMLQAVAKVKKTSGLSAVFPVSALKKTGQNEVEDYVYENWVKA, from the coding sequence ATGCCTAAGAATATCCAATTTATCAAAAGCGCCGTTCTGGCTAAGGATTACCCAGTTCATAAAAAAGCGGAAATTGCCATCGCCGGTCGTTCCAATGCCGGGAAGTCCTCTTTTATTAACTCCCTTTGCACAAAAGTTAAAATCGCCAAGGTCAGTTCGACACCGGGTAAAACTCGTTTGCTGAATTTCTTTGATATGGATGATTCCTACGTTCTTGTGGATATGCCAGGTTATGGTTTCGCTGCAAGATCGGTTGATGAAATCGCAGAGTGGAATCAGATGATTGAAACTTATCTGATGGCTCGTGAAAACTTAGCGGGTCTTATTTTGGTGATGGATATTCGTCGTGATTGGACGCCTGAAGAAGAACTTCTAAAAAAGTTTTCGGAGGAGCGCGGTTTTCCTTTAGCTGTCGTTTTAACTAAAGCAGATAAAATGTCTCGCAGTCAGATGTTGCAAGCCGTGGCTAAAGTTAAAAAGACATCAGGCTTAAGTGCCGTGTTCCCGGTGTCAGCTTTAAAAAAGACCGGGCAAAACGAAGTTGAAGATTATGTTTACGAAAATTGGGTGAAAGCATGA
- a CDS encoding sigma 54-interacting transcriptional regulator — MSQSFLKILGENTKTVPLTEFMTLGKDTQCQVFLESENVADRHARIEKKDQSYLIRDLRTNNGTFVNDARVMEAFLQDGDIIRIGDRELIFLEKLEETAEFPLKSRNEVWNQELKNLGNVAKTEFPVLILGPSGTGKDVLAQALHENSTRKNGPFVGVNCSALSETLIESELFGHVKGSFTGAISDRKGAFEAARGGTLFLDEIGDLTYSLQAKLLRALENNEIRPVGADRNIKTDVRIIAATHQNMAEKIREGLFRSDLYFRLNVVSVTPPALILRMEDFEELLYGFAKKMRVRFSFGAIARLKKHPWPGNIRELKNLVTRASALYPREHITEEHIEKLIDRTLIQHVDDRVSNDIPVIKEIEKQMIIKRLTANKGNQRRTAQDLGMPKSTLHDRLKYYDIDVTAFKV; from the coding sequence ATGAGCCAGTCATTTTTAAAGATTTTAGGGGAAAACACGAAGACAGTTCCACTTACGGAATTTATGACGCTGGGAAAAGACACCCAATGTCAGGTCTTCCTTGAGTCAGAGAACGTCGCCGATCGCCACGCACGAATCGAAAAGAAAGATCAATCGTATTTAATCAGAGACCTTCGCACTAATAACGGTACCTTCGTGAATGATGCACGAGTTATGGAAGCCTTTCTTCAAGACGGCGACATCATTCGTATTGGCGACCGAGAGCTTATCTTTTTAGAAAAATTAGAAGAAACGGCAGAGTTCCCACTTAAAAGCCGTAACGAAGTTTGGAATCAAGAACTTAAAAATCTTGGCAACGTCGCAAAAACAGAATTCCCGGTCCTTATCTTAGGCCCTTCTGGTACGGGTAAAGACGTCCTTGCCCAAGCCCTGCACGAAAACAGCACTAGAAAAAATGGACCCTTTGTTGGCGTTAACTGCAGTGCCTTAAGTGAAACGTTGATTGAAAGTGAACTATTCGGTCACGTCAAAGGCAGCTTCACCGGCGCCATTAGCGATCGCAAAGGTGCTTTTGAAGCGGCTCGCGGTGGCACCCTATTCCTTGATGAAATTGGCGACCTTACATACAGCCTGCAGGCAAAACTTTTACGTGCCCTAGAAAATAATGAAATTCGCCCTGTGGGTGCCGACCGAAACATCAAAACAGACGTGCGAATTATCGCAGCTACTCATCAAAATATGGCTGAAAAAATCCGCGAAGGACTTTTCCGCTCTGATCTTTACTTCCGGTTAAACGTGGTGAGTGTGACTCCACCCGCTTTAATTCTGCGTATGGAAGATTTTGAAGAATTGCTTTACGGTTTTGCTAAAAAAATGAGAGTGCGTTTTTCTTTTGGCGCTATCGCCCGCTTAAAAAAACACCCATGGCCGGGAAATATTCGTGAGCTTAAAAACCTAGTAACTCGCGCTTCTGCCCTGTACCCGCGCGAACATATTACGGAAGAGCATATCGAAAAATTGATCGACCGTACTTTGATTCAACATGTGGATGATCGTGTTTCTAACGACATTCCAGTAATTAAAGAAATCGAAAAGCAGATGATCATTAAACGTTTGACAGCGAATAAAGGAAATCAACGTCGTACAGCCCAGGATTTAGGAATGCCGAAAAGTACGCTGCATGATCGATTGAAATATTATGATATCGATGTGACGGCTTTTAAGGTTTAA
- a CDS encoding flagellar basal body-associated FliL family protein — MANNESPTKVEEENKISPEAEAEDSLSLESLDNILAEEDPEFAQSLLDIGPDNPTEIYNESVELEYTLEEEFKRWKEASPKKAKIAKYLPFIPRLSFKARVLRASLRLTMLKQKEQAIYRVKNAGPLLLKWAKDSAGKLKMSVGDGLHAFAKFSTLKKVGFAALLLVTVAGGFLIYRITTKGILPPEKEMFISSLEDWAQGKHFYDRSAQMESFYESTRMAQNILLMKKMTVNLKPSSESGPNPMGAFEFYVEGAASEVVVEIKDREPEVEDLFLRTLEDMTFDQVSSGEGKQLLCERLRKEVNKILTKGYVRRIFIKNAIVKP, encoded by the coding sequence TTGGCAAACAATGAAAGTCCGACTAAAGTAGAGGAAGAAAACAAGATCAGCCCGGAAGCTGAGGCGGAAGATTCGTTATCTTTAGAGTCGCTAGATAATATTTTAGCTGAAGAAGACCCTGAATTTGCCCAATCTCTATTAGATATCGGTCCCGACAATCCCACGGAAATTTATAACGAAAGCGTCGAACTTGAATATACTTTAGAAGAAGAGTTCAAACGCTGGAAAGAAGCTTCGCCTAAAAAAGCCAAAATAGCGAAGTATCTGCCATTTATTCCACGTTTGTCGTTTAAAGCTCGAGTTTTAAGGGCTTCCTTGCGCCTTACGATGCTAAAGCAAAAAGAGCAGGCCATTTACCGCGTAAAAAATGCGGGCCCCTTGTTATTAAAATGGGCGAAAGATTCCGCGGGTAAACTAAAGATGTCCGTGGGTGATGGACTTCATGCCTTCGCAAAGTTTTCGACATTAAAAAAAGTCGGCTTCGCGGCTCTTTTGTTAGTTACAGTCGCTGGTGGCTTTTTGATTTATCGGATTACAACTAAGGGGATTTTGCCACCTGAAAAAGAGATGTTTATTTCTTCCTTGGAGGACTGGGCACAAGGCAAGCATTTCTATGATCGTTCGGCGCAGATGGAATCCTTTTACGAATCCACACGCATGGCGCAAAATATTTTGTTAATGAAAAAGATGACGGTGAATTTAAAGCCCTCATCAGAATCAGGCCCTAATCCCATGGGAGCTTTTGAATTTTACGTAGAAGGTGCCGCCTCTGAAGTCGTCGTAGAAATCAAAGACCGCGAACCTGAAGTTGAAGATTTATTTTTAAGAACGCTTGAAGATATGACCTTTGATCAAGTGTCTAGCGGGGAAGGAAAACAACTTCTTTGCGAAAGGCTTCGCAAAGAAGTGAATAAAATTCTGACTAAGGGATATGTTCGTCGTATCTTTATTAAGAACGCGATCGTTAAACCTTAA